A genomic segment from Leptolyngbya boryana PCC 6306 encodes:
- a CDS encoding sugar ABC transporter ATP-binding protein — translation MTTNPETMPDHAPTVAPVLEMRGITKRFNGVPALQNVNLTLYPGEVHALMGENGAGKSTLMKILAGAYIADEGEIWVNGQRLHITDPGVAKRAGINLIYQELNVAPNLTVAENMFMGSELSHGQLLDREGMLREATKVLQDLGASFAPDDLVSSLSIAEQQQVEIARALKDKSRILVMDEPTAALSERETERLFEVIHKLRQDGIAIVYISHRMEEVYALANRVSVLRDGQYIGSLERSEISPERLVQMMVGRSMEGFYEHHPQTTPGNVVLEVRQISDGHKVQPTDLVLRAGEIVGLAGLVGAGRTELSRLIFGADPKTSGEVFLNGKKLDIHTPGDAIAAGIGYVPEDRKDQGLFLEMSSGQNITLNMLKQDAKAGVINWKTLGGIANAAVESFNIRLANLEIRAMDLSGGNQQKLLLARWLAIKPRVLLLDEPTRGVDIGAKSEIYRIISDLAQQGVAVLMVSSELPEVIGLSDRVLVMRQGQIVGELGGSTHREITQENIMHYATGASEVAAL, via the coding sequence ATGACAACCAATCCAGAAACGATGCCAGATCATGCTCCGACCGTAGCTCCAGTGCTAGAGATGCGGGGCATTACGAAACGCTTTAACGGTGTTCCAGCCCTACAAAACGTCAATCTTACGCTGTATCCAGGTGAAGTCCATGCTCTGATGGGCGAAAACGGAGCCGGAAAAAGCACACTCATGAAGATTCTTGCCGGAGCTTACATTGCTGATGAAGGCGAGATTTGGGTGAATGGTCAACGGCTCCATATTACTGATCCAGGAGTTGCGAAACGAGCTGGAATTAATCTGATCTATCAAGAGCTAAACGTTGCACCGAACTTGACCGTTGCCGAAAACATGTTCATGGGCAGTGAACTCAGTCATGGGCAACTGCTAGATCGAGAAGGCATGTTGCGAGAAGCTACAAAAGTCCTCCAAGATCTAGGGGCAAGTTTTGCACCAGATGATCTGGTCTCAAGTCTGTCGATCGCAGAACAGCAGCAAGTCGAAATTGCTCGTGCGCTCAAAGACAAGAGCCGCATTCTCGTGATGGATGAGCCAACGGCTGCACTCTCTGAGCGAGAAACAGAGCGCCTATTCGAGGTGATTCACAAACTGAGACAGGATGGAATTGCAATCGTCTATATTAGTCACCGCATGGAAGAAGTCTATGCGTTGGCAAATCGAGTCAGTGTCCTGCGAGATGGTCAGTACATTGGCAGTTTAGAGCGGTCTGAAATTTCGCCAGAACGACTGGTGCAAATGATGGTCGGGCGATCGATGGAAGGCTTCTACGAACACCACCCACAAACGACTCCAGGCAACGTGGTGCTAGAAGTCAGACAAATTAGTGACGGTCATAAAGTTCAACCGACTGATTTAGTGCTTCGAGCCGGAGAGATTGTCGGATTAGCCGGATTAGTTGGAGCAGGACGAACCGAACTATCGCGCTTGATTTTTGGGGCAGATCCGAAGACCAGTGGAGAAGTATTTCTCAATGGGAAAAAGCTAGATATTCATACGCCTGGAGATGCGATCGCGGCAGGTATCGGCTATGTTCCAGAAGACCGTAAAGATCAAGGTTTATTCCTAGAAATGAGTTCCGGTCAGAACATTACGCTGAATATGCTCAAGCAAGATGCGAAAGCTGGCGTCATTAACTGGAAGACTCTAGGCGGAATTGCGAATGCTGCGGTCGAGAGCTTCAACATTCGATTAGCCAATCTAGAAATTCGCGCCATGGATCTGTCAGGTGGCAACCAACAGAAGCTTTTACTGGCGCGCTGGCTAGCGATCAAACCGCGCGTCCTCTTACTTGATGAACCGACTCGCGGCGTTGATATTGGTGCGAAAAGCGAAATCTATCGGATTATTAGCGATTTAGCACAACAAGGCGTTGCAGTCTTGATGGTATCGAGTGAACTGCCCGAAGTGATCGGACTGAGCGATCGCGTTCTAGTGATGCGCCAAGGACAAATTGTGGGTGAGCTTGGTGGCTCAACTCATCGAGAAATTACCCAAGAAAACATTATGCATTATGCTACTGGCGCATCGGAGGTCGCCGCACTATGA
- a CDS encoding ABC transporter substrate-binding protein yields the protein MKHRESTESSAASYIQSAELDSVDSLQLLFGSETGVNKVALRRSLSTIGVLGLIGGLLLACSSTQQTNQSDSKLKSVAVTVGDLSNPFFVLMGRGAEEEARKIGGDTVRTTVVSSGYDLNQQFNQIENFIAANTNLIILNAGDSKGIAPAVEKAKQAGIAVIAVDTGADGGVDATITSNNLQAGQLSCQYIADRLKGKGNVVIINGPPVQSVFDRVEGCEKVFAKYPGIKLLSKDQNAEGSRDGGLRVMTDLLTSFPKIDAVFAINDPCGVGAELASRQAKRNEFFIVGVDGAPEAKSAIEDKSSLFVATAAQDPLGMTQKAVQVGNDILNGKKPADPNIQIPVKLITRDNVSQYKGWQ from the coding sequence ATGAAACATAGAGAATCAACTGAATCTAGCGCTGCAAGCTACATCCAATCCGCAGAGTTAGATTCAGTTGATTCTCTTCAATTACTTTTTGGGAGTGAAACAGGCGTGAATAAAGTTGCGCTACGTCGTAGTTTAAGCACGATCGGCGTATTGGGTCTGATCGGGGGGCTTTTACTAGCTTGTTCCTCTACACAGCAGACTAATCAGAGTGATTCAAAGCTGAAATCGGTAGCCGTTACAGTGGGAGATTTGAGCAATCCTTTCTTTGTGCTGATGGGTCGAGGAGCAGAAGAAGAAGCTAGAAAAATTGGAGGCGATACAGTTCGGACAACTGTGGTTTCAAGTGGATATGACTTGAATCAACAGTTCAATCAAATCGAAAACTTTATTGCTGCAAATACTAACTTGATTATTCTGAATGCGGGAGATAGTAAAGGTATTGCCCCTGCGGTTGAAAAAGCAAAACAAGCTGGCATTGCAGTGATTGCAGTGGATACAGGAGCAGATGGAGGAGTCGATGCAACGATTACCTCGAACAACTTGCAAGCGGGACAACTCAGTTGTCAGTACATTGCCGATCGCTTAAAAGGGAAAGGCAATGTTGTGATTATCAATGGCCCTCCTGTGCAATCCGTTTTTGATCGCGTTGAAGGCTGCGAGAAGGTTTTTGCAAAATATCCTGGCATCAAACTACTTTCAAAAGACCAAAATGCTGAAGGGAGCCGTGATGGTGGGTTGCGCGTCATGACGGACTTACTGACCTCGTTCCCGAAAATTGATGCAGTCTTTGCTATTAATGATCCGTGTGGAGTTGGTGCAGAATTAGCGTCCCGACAAGCCAAGCGCAATGAGTTCTTTATTGTGGGAGTCGATGGCGCACCAGAAGCAAAAAGCGCGATCGAAGATAAAAGCAGCTTGTTTGTAGCAACCGCCGCGCAAGATCCATTAGGCATGACTCAGAAAGCGGTGCAAGTCGGCAATGACATTCTAAACGGTAAAAAACCTGCGGATCCCAACATTCAGATTCCCGTCAAGCTGATTACGCGAGACAACGTGAGCCAATACAAAGGGTGGCAGTAA
- a CDS encoding DoxX family protein yields MLTRYSPYIYAILRIIVGLSFLLHGTQKIFGIPSGKAPVPITSLIGIAGVLEVLCGLLVALGLWGSYAAFLASGEMAAAYFIAHASKGFLPIVNGGELAVLYCFIFLYMAAHGSGIWSVDAFLNKTGNQLSSPTQLRN; encoded by the coding sequence ATGCTGACTCGATACTCACCCTATATTTATGCAATCTTGCGAATCATTGTAGGATTGTCCTTTCTGCTGCATGGAACGCAGAAAATATTCGGGATTCCAAGTGGTAAAGCTCCGGTTCCGATCACATCATTAATTGGCATAGCCGGAGTACTCGAAGTTCTTTGCGGTCTACTCGTTGCCTTGGGACTCTGGGGAAGCTATGCTGCATTTCTTGCGAGTGGTGAGATGGCAGCCGCTTACTTTATCGCACATGCTTCCAAAGGATTTCTCCCGATCGTCAATGGTGGTGAGCTTGCAGTTCTCTACTGTTTCATTTTCCTCTACATGGCAGCTCATGGTTCAGGAATCTGGAGTGTGGACGCATTTCTCAATAAAACAGGCAACCAATTATCATCTCCCACTCAGTTAAGAAACTAA
- a CDS encoding NAD(P)-dependent alcohol dehydrogenase has translation MSNAKAYSAASATSPLASDTIERRDLTEQDVQIEILFCGVCHSDLHMVRNEWSVAPTVYPIVPGHEIVGRITQVGSAVTKFKPGDLAGVGCMVDSDGTCPQCKAGLEQFCPNMTLTYNSPDKHLDGVTYGGYSDSIVVDQRFVLRVPSNLDLAGVAPLLCAGITTYSPLRHHGVTKGKKVGVVGLGGLGHMGVKFAHALGAHVVVFTTSPDKKEDALRLGADEVVVSRNLDEMQQHVNSFDFILDTVAANHDINAYLNLLRLDGNITLVGAPPKPLEVAAFSLIMGRRNLSGSNIGGIAETQEMLDFCGEHNITADVEVIPIQKVNEAYDRLLKSDVKYRFSIDMASLKSE, from the coding sequence ATGTCCAACGCGAAAGCGTACTCCGCCGCCAGTGCAACCTCGCCCCTGGCTTCCGATACGATCGAGCGTCGCGATCTAACCGAACAGGACGTACAAATCGAAATTCTTTTCTGTGGCGTTTGTCATTCTGACCTGCACATGGTGCGCAATGAGTGGAGCGTCGCGCCTACGGTTTATCCGATCGTTCCGGGTCATGAGATCGTTGGTCGTATCACTCAAGTCGGCTCAGCAGTCACCAAATTTAAACCTGGCGATCTTGCAGGAGTGGGCTGTATGGTCGATTCGGATGGCACTTGTCCCCAATGCAAAGCAGGTTTAGAGCAGTTCTGCCCGAACATGACTCTTACGTATAACTCTCCGGACAAGCACCTTGATGGTGTCACCTACGGCGGCTATTCGGATAGCATCGTCGTCGATCAACGCTTCGTGCTGCGTGTCCCCTCGAATCTCGATCTTGCTGGAGTTGCGCCCCTGCTTTGTGCTGGTATCACTACCTATTCGCCCCTGCGCCACCATGGCGTGACTAAAGGCAAAAAAGTAGGAGTGGTTGGTCTTGGCGGACTAGGACACATGGGCGTGAAGTTTGCTCATGCACTTGGAGCGCACGTCGTCGTCTTCACAACTTCACCTGACAAAAAGGAAGATGCGCTCCGGCTTGGTGCTGATGAAGTGGTCGTCTCCCGCAACTTGGACGAGATGCAGCAGCATGTGAACAGTTTCGACTTCATTCTCGATACGGTCGCCGCCAATCACGACATTAACGCCTATCTCAATCTACTTCGGCTCGATGGCAATATTACCCTAGTTGGTGCGCCTCCGAAGCCTCTGGAGGTCGCAGCATTCAGCCTGATCATGGGTCGGCGCAATCTTTCTGGCTCCAACATCGGTGGGATTGCCGAAACTCAAGAGATGCTCGACTTTTGCGGCGAACACAACATCACAGCCGATGTTGAAGTTATCCCGATTCAAAAAGTCAATGAAGCTTACGATCGACTGCTCAAGTCCGATGTCAAGTATCGTTTCTCGATCGATATGGCATCACTCAAATCTGAATAA
- a CDS encoding phycocyanobilin:ferredoxin oxidoreductase yields the protein MSSISNPSLRQQQHPLIRNLADAIEQIWHEHLDLSPYHLPEDLGYVEGRMEGEKLVIENKCFQTPQFRKLHLELAKLGSSLDILHCVMFPRPEYVLPMFGADLVGGKTGQVSLAIADLSALSHDRQLPLEYQTELKAVPETKFVQRRAVPEWGDIFSDFCLLVRPGSAEEENAFLDQVKAYLKIHCQRAIATAPTPERKAEILAGQHYYCSQQQKNDKTRRVLEKAFGEAWADRYITTVLFDLPE from the coding sequence ATGTCTTCAATTTCAAATCCTTCGCTGCGTCAACAGCAACATCCCCTAATCCGAAATTTAGCGGATGCGATCGAGCAAATTTGGCATGAGCATTTAGACCTTTCGCCTTATCACCTCCCTGAAGATTTGGGGTATGTAGAGGGACGTATGGAAGGGGAGAAATTGGTAATTGAAAATAAGTGTTTTCAGACTCCTCAATTTCGGAAGTTGCATTTAGAGCTAGCGAAATTGGGTTCTTCGCTCGATATCTTGCACTGTGTCATGTTTCCTCGCCCAGAGTATGTGCTGCCAATGTTTGGTGCGGATTTAGTCGGTGGAAAGACCGGGCAGGTGAGTTTGGCGATCGCGGATCTCTCGGCATTGAGTCACGATCGCCAGTTGCCACTTGAATATCAGACCGAGTTGAAAGCAGTTCCCGAAACGAAATTTGTGCAACGTCGGGCAGTTCCAGAGTGGGGGGATATTTTCTCGGATTTTTGTTTATTGGTGCGTCCGGGCAGTGCGGAAGAGGAGAATGCGTTTCTCGATCAGGTGAAGGCATATTTGAAGATTCATTGTCAAAGAGCGATCGCGACTGCGCCCACTCCGGAGCGAAAGGCAGAAATTTTGGCAGGTCAGCACTATTACTGTTCTCAGCAGCAAAAGAATGACAAGACTCGGCGAGTTTTGGAGAAGGCATTCGGGGAAGCTTGGGCAGATCGCTACATTACGACAGTTTTGTTTGATTTGCCTGAGTGA
- a CDS encoding serine/threonine protein kinase, with product MAGQILGDRYQVERELGKHAGRWTLLAHDLHAKERVVVKLLCSDEDLRPDDLKLFDREVETLKSLSHPCIPKYLGYFQHRLPGGRALALVQTYVAGKSLADCLKRGRTFTEAEARQIAKSVLYILIYLQGRNPSIVHRDIKPSNILLGDRRVHLVDFGSVKTILNRQDGTSAFTLVNTHDFTPPEQYTGRSVTASDLYSLGLTIMTALTGLQPSQLPRKGSRFDLEAVVDVSPVFVDWLQWMTETTLERRLQSAIVALQALDAGQVRNAVAL from the coding sequence ATGGCAGGGCAAATCCTGGGCGATCGTTATCAAGTTGAACGAGAATTAGGGAAACATGCAGGACGCTGGACGTTACTTGCACACGATCTCCATGCCAAAGAACGGGTTGTGGTGAAATTATTGTGTTCGGATGAAGACTTGCGTCCGGATGACCTGAAACTGTTCGATCGAGAAGTCGAAACTTTAAAGTCTCTTTCTCATCCTTGTATTCCAAAGTATTTGGGCTACTTCCAACATCGCCTCCCTGGAGGTCGAGCACTGGCACTCGTTCAAACTTACGTAGCCGGTAAATCTTTGGCAGATTGTCTCAAACGAGGTCGCACCTTTACCGAAGCAGAAGCTAGACAGATTGCGAAGTCAGTGCTCTATATCTTGATCTATTTGCAAGGTCGTAATCCCTCGATCGTGCATCGGGATATCAAACCGAGCAACATTTTACTTGGCGATCGCCGAGTGCACCTTGTCGATTTTGGCTCGGTGAAAACGATTTTGAATCGGCAAGACGGGACTTCAGCATTCACTTTGGTGAATACACACGACTTCACACCGCCAGAGCAATATACAGGTCGATCGGTAACGGCTTCTGATCTATATAGTTTGGGTTTGACGATTATGACAGCCCTGACAGGACTTCAACCCTCACAGCTTCCGCGTAAAGGTAGTCGCTTTGATTTGGAAGCGGTGGTTGATGTCAGCCCAGTCTTTGTCGATTGGTTGCAATGGATGACGGAAACTACACTGGAACGACGGCTTCAGTCGGCAATAGTGGCATTGCAGGCGTTGGATGCAGGTCAGGTCAGGAATGCGGTCGCGTTGTAG
- the obgE gene encoding GTPase ObgE — translation MQFIDQAEIQVQAGDGGDGMVSFRREKYVPAGGPNGGNGGRGGSIVLQADENLQTLLDFRYMRLFKADNGQKGGTSNCTGASGRDRIIEVPCGTMIYDLETDELIGDLTTHGQTLKVAEGGKGGLGNHCFLSNRNRAPENAFPGQPGELRSLRLELKLLAEVGIIGLPNAGKSTLISALSAARPKIANYPFTTLVPNLGVVRKPSGDGTVFADIPGLIEGAHMGIGLGHDFLRHVERTRLLLHLVDVTAEDPIADYQTIQGELDAYGRGLSDRLQILAINKLDTVDPESEEVQAIASQLEQLSGTSVYRISAAAHMGLDSLMQRVWQELDELKSQEEEELQALEQLQSTPSLVES, via the coding sequence ATGCAGTTTATTGATCAAGCAGAAATTCAAGTTCAGGCAGGCGATGGCGGCGATGGAATGGTGTCTTTTCGTCGTGAGAAGTACGTCCCGGCTGGAGGCCCAAACGGCGGCAACGGCGGACGCGGTGGCTCGATCGTGTTACAAGCCGATGAGAATTTACAAACGCTTTTAGACTTTCGCTATATGCGATTGTTCAAAGCCGATAACGGGCAAAAAGGCGGAACGAGTAATTGCACTGGCGCTTCAGGACGCGATCGCATTATTGAAGTTCCGTGTGGCACGATGATTTATGACCTCGAAACAGACGAACTGATCGGGGATCTAACCACGCATGGTCAAACGCTGAAAGTTGCCGAAGGCGGAAAAGGTGGACTCGGAAATCATTGTTTTCTCAGTAATCGCAACCGTGCGCCAGAGAATGCGTTTCCAGGACAACCCGGAGAACTGCGATCGCTACGACTCGAACTCAAACTTTTAGCAGAAGTTGGCATTATCGGCTTACCCAATGCAGGTAAATCGACGTTGATCTCAGCGCTCTCTGCTGCACGTCCCAAAATTGCAAATTATCCTTTCACAACGCTCGTTCCAAACTTAGGCGTGGTTCGTAAACCCAGTGGGGATGGAACTGTTTTTGCCGATATTCCAGGGCTGATCGAAGGGGCACATATGGGAATCGGATTAGGGCATGATTTTCTGCGCCATGTGGAGCGGACTCGATTGCTGTTGCATCTCGTCGATGTGACTGCAGAAGATCCCATCGCAGATTATCAAACCATTCAAGGTGAGTTAGATGCCTATGGTCGCGGATTAAGCGATCGCCTGCAAATTCTTGCGATTAACAAATTAGACACCGTTGATCCAGAGAGTGAGGAAGTTCAAGCGATCGCGTCTCAACTTGAACAACTCAGCGGCACATCGGTTTATCGAATCTCAGCGGCAGCGCATATGGGATTAGATTCCTTGATGCAACGAGTTTGGCAAGAGCTAGATGAATTGAAGTCCCAAGAAGAAGAGGAATTGCAAGCATTGGAACAACTCCAATCCACTCCATCTCTCGTCGAGAGTTAA
- a CDS encoding cysteine synthase A produces the protein MDIKHGFVDTIGNTPLIRLNSFSDETGCEILGKAEFLNPGGSVKDRAALYIIEDAERQGLLKPGGTVVEGTAGNTGIGLAHICNAKGYKCLIIIPETQSQEKIDLLRTLGAEVRTVPAVPYKDPNNYVRLSGRIASEMENAVWANQFDNLANRRAHYETTAAEIWAQTDGKVDVWTTATGTGGTYAGVALYLKEKNPQIKCVLADPMGSALYSYVKTGETVSEGSSVTEGIGNSRVTANMQGAPADDAIQIDDREALRVLYQLLEKDGLFLGGSVGINVGAAVALAKQMGPGHTIVTILCDGGSRYQSKLFNREWLATKGLLPDSESC, from the coding sequence ATGGATATCAAACACGGATTCGTAGATACGATCGGCAACACTCCCTTAATTCGGCTCAATAGCTTCAGTGATGAAACAGGCTGTGAAATTCTAGGAAAAGCGGAATTCCTCAATCCAGGCGGCTCTGTGAAAGATCGCGCTGCACTCTACATTATTGAAGATGCGGAAAGACAAGGACTTCTAAAGCCTGGCGGAACGGTTGTTGAAGGAACCGCAGGTAATACAGGGATTGGACTTGCCCATATTTGCAACGCGAAAGGCTATAAGTGTTTGATCATTATTCCAGAGACGCAATCTCAGGAGAAAATCGATTTATTGCGAACCTTGGGCGCAGAAGTCCGAACGGTTCCGGCTGTGCCTTATAAAGATCCGAATAACTATGTGCGCCTGTCTGGCAGAATTGCGTCAGAAATGGAGAATGCGGTCTGGGCGAATCAGTTTGATAACCTGGCAAATCGTCGCGCTCATTATGAAACCACTGCGGCTGAGATCTGGGCACAGACAGATGGAAAAGTTGATGTCTGGACGACTGCGACCGGAACGGGTGGAACTTATGCCGGGGTAGCGCTCTATCTCAAAGAAAAGAATCCTCAAATTAAATGTGTGCTGGCTGACCCAATGGGAAGTGCGCTCTATAGCTATGTCAAAACGGGTGAGACGGTTTCTGAAGGCAGCTCAGTCACAGAAGGGATTGGCAATAGTCGCGTGACGGCAAATATGCAGGGTGCGCCTGCGGATGATGCAATTCAAATCGACGATCGAGAAGCGCTGCGAGTGCTGTATCAACTGCTCGAAAAAGATGGTTTATTCCTCGGTGGGTCTGTGGGGATCAATGTTGGGGCGGCAGTCGCACTCGCAAAACAAATGGGTCCCGGACATACGATCGTGACGATTCTCTGTGATGGAGGCAGTCGATATCAATCTAAGTTGTTCAATCGGGAGTGGTTAGCAACTAAAGGGCTTTTACCCGATTCTGAGTCATGCTGA
- a CDS encoding (2Fe-2S) ferredoxin domain-containing protein, translating to MLTVRICQHQSCRKKGAAKVIQAFRSLAPAEVTIEPSSCLGQCGNGVMVLVLPDQIWYDRVRPEEVGAIVDRHLIRGEPIRAMLYRKFHPTQT from the coding sequence ATGCTGACGGTGCGAATTTGTCAGCATCAGTCTTGCCGAAAAAAGGGCGCAGCGAAGGTGATTCAAGCCTTTCGATCGCTTGCGCCTGCTGAAGTAACAATCGAGCCTTCTAGCTGTCTCGGTCAGTGTGGGAATGGTGTGATGGTACTCGTTTTGCCCGATCAGATTTGGTACGATCGCGTTCGACCGGAAGAAGTGGGAGCGATCGTCGATCGACATTTAATTCGAGGCGAACCGATCCGAGCTATGCTTTATCGCAAATTTCACCCCACGCAAACTTGA
- a CDS encoding ParM/StbA family protein has translation MNGLGTRSRPPKETIGVSHRTIALDAGNYDLKFWNGAGHPRAIRSVRFQLPQGRDPVRFSDHSPLIELPDGTRYHFGTQAYKYRRQQQTVVENKVDLSRLHLYACLEPERDEQLSQFPLHVYASTPDPNRNAAEIKAQLMGVHEFKRNGIPFKVTVEHVEVEREGIGSYRYAQQLGLIPDNGYTIVVDIGGGTWLTRLVDAEGDVIDENVMDRGGSYELATSISFDRRLIDGLGTTVDPAIVMDGFKSGHVYADTGLSWSLWLEEYLDPWFKGIFQTIKAQYTPYMPRVTRFLVTGGSSHLIAERLAGRKLFAVMPDPQFANVRGLFPIAEGWQLCMTTK, from the coding sequence ATGAACGGATTAGGTACACGCAGCAGACCTCCCAAAGAGACCATTGGAGTTTCACATCGCACGATCGCTCTAGATGCTGGAAACTATGATCTCAAGTTTTGGAACGGTGCAGGACATCCAAGAGCGATTCGCTCTGTGAGGTTTCAACTCCCTCAAGGACGCGATCCCGTTCGTTTCTCGGATCACTCTCCCTTGATCGAGTTACCCGATGGAACGCGATATCATTTTGGCACACAAGCGTATAAGTATCGCCGCCAGCAACAAACTGTTGTAGAAAACAAGGTCGATTTGTCGCGGTTGCATCTGTATGCTTGCCTAGAACCGGAACGCGATGAACAACTGAGCCAGTTTCCACTGCATGTCTATGCGTCTACTCCTGATCCAAACCGCAATGCAGCAGAGATCAAAGCTCAATTGATGGGAGTGCATGAATTCAAGCGCAATGGAATTCCATTTAAAGTTACAGTTGAACACGTTGAAGTAGAACGAGAAGGAATCGGATCATATCGTTATGCGCAACAGTTAGGACTCATTCCTGACAACGGCTATACGATCGTCGTAGACATCGGTGGCGGAACCTGGTTAACACGGCTCGTCGATGCAGAAGGCGATGTAATTGATGAAAACGTGATGGATCGCGGAGGTTCTTATGAACTCGCCACATCAATTAGCTTCGATCGCCGATTGATTGATGGCTTGGGTACAACCGTTGATCCGGCGATCGTCATGGATGGCTTCAAGTCCGGGCATGTCTATGCCGACACAGGACTCTCTTGGTCATTGTGGTTAGAAGAGTATTTAGATCCCTGGTTTAAAGGGATTTTCCAAACGATTAAGGCACAGTACACCCCTTATATGCCGCGCGTGACTCGATTTTTAGTCACAGGTGGCAGTTCTCATTTGATTGCAGAACGGCTTGCAGGACGAAAATTGTTTGCGGTGATGCCGGATCCGCAGTTCGCAAATGTTCGTGGATTGTTTCCGATCGCAGAAGGATGGCAGCTATGTATGACAACAAAGTAA
- a CDS encoding D-alanyl-D-alanine carboxypeptidase, which translates to MTSCTAPKTADSPTASPNPTPEEARRTLTFPPAPPTAPLSVSPTSPVDPNTSAIVQKYLSQISAQGYPQTVQGIWMQSGNTLLAQNQGTIPLSAASLTKVATSLAALQTFGIDHRFETVIGTNGTIKDGVLKGDLILQGNGNPLFVWEEAIAVANALSQLGIKKVTGNLIVSGRFFMNFNPELDASGELFKQALNASTWTGEVAEQYATLPAGTPKPQIAIAGNVKVAANPSIAQTLIRHRSLPLPELLKKMNRYSNNAMAEMVALAVGGAKVVALKSAQAAGVPQQEVILVNGSGLSPENRISPRAVCAMFLAIEQYLKPSQMTVGDIFAIVGEDAGILDQRKLPKGLVTKSGSLNEVSALAGALPTSQKGVVWFVVMNGGGANLEGFRAGQESLVNTFANQWGAVSAVPAQLAANRDRASLKSLIEKAN; encoded by the coding sequence GTGACGAGTTGCACAGCTCCGAAAACCGCAGATTCTCCGACTGCATCTCCAAATCCGACACCGGAAGAAGCCCGCCGTACGCTGACATTTCCGCCTGCTCCCCCGACTGCACCTTTATCAGTTTCTCCAACTTCTCCAGTCGATCCCAACACTAGCGCGATCGTTCAAAAGTATTTGAGCCAGATCTCTGCTCAAGGCTATCCGCAAACGGTTCAAGGCATCTGGATGCAATCCGGCAATACGTTATTAGCGCAGAATCAAGGAACTATCCCTCTGTCTGCTGCCTCTTTAACGAAAGTTGCCACCTCTCTTGCAGCCCTTCAGACTTTCGGAATTGATCATCGGTTTGAAACGGTCATTGGAACCAATGGCACGATCAAAGACGGCGTTCTCAAGGGCGATCTGATTCTTCAGGGCAATGGTAATCCTCTCTTTGTCTGGGAAGAAGCGATCGCAGTTGCCAATGCGCTTTCACAACTGGGCATCAAAAAAGTTACGGGCAACCTGATTGTGTCGGGTCGCTTCTTTATGAACTTCAATCCAGAATTAGACGCGTCAGGTGAGTTATTTAAGCAAGCCCTGAATGCGAGTACTTGGACAGGCGAAGTTGCTGAACAGTATGCTACCTTACCTGCTGGAACTCCAAAACCCCAGATTGCGATCGCGGGCAATGTGAAAGTTGCAGCCAATCCCTCAATCGCTCAAACCTTAATTCGACATCGTTCTCTACCTTTGCCGGAACTGCTGAAAAAGATGAATCGCTATAGCAACAATGCGATGGCAGAGATGGTCGCACTTGCGGTTGGTGGAGCAAAAGTGGTTGCTTTGAAGTCTGCACAGGCAGCAGGTGTCCCTCAACAAGAAGTGATTCTCGTCAACGGTTCAGGACTCTCTCCAGAAAATCGGATTTCGCCGCGTGCAGTATGTGCGATGTTTCTCGCGATCGAGCAATATCTCAAACCGAGTCAAATGACCGTGGGAGATATTTTTGCGATCGTGGGTGAGGATGCTGGAATTTTGGATCAGCGAAAGCTGCCCAAAGGATTAGTTACAAAATCCGGAAGTTTGAATGAAGTTAGTGCGCTCGCAGGAGCATTGCCGACGAGCCAGAAAGGAGTGGTTTGGTTTGTCGTGATGAATGGCGGAGGCGCAAACTTAGAAGGGTTCCGGGCAGGGCAAGAGTCGCTAGTGAATACTTTTGCAAATCAGTGGGGAGCAGTTTCAGCAGTTCCCGCCCAATTGGCAGCAAATCGCGATCGCGCAAGTTTGAAATCCTTGATTGAAAAAGCAAACTGA
- a CDS encoding Nif11-like leader peptide family natural product precursor, protein MSQLHAAEFFKSVRNDQALKTRLQATSDPQTFVKIASDRGYQFTETELENALEQFPESELAAIFNPGVGGRQRLIPR, encoded by the coding sequence ATGTCGCAACTTCATGCTGCTGAGTTCTTCAAATCGGTTCGCAATGATCAGGCATTGAAAACCCGATTGCAGGCAACAAGCGATCCGCAGACGTTTGTGAAAATTGCTAGCGATCGAGGCTATCAGTTTACAGAAACTGAGCTAGAGAATGCATTGGAACAATTCCCGGAATCCGAATTGGCTGCGATTTTTAATCCTGGTGTTGGGGGGCGGCAACGGTTAATTCCACGATAG